The sequence ACGCGCGGCCCCGGTCACCGTAGCGGCCGGGAGAAAGCAAAGTGAGAGAGACTTTACGAGGCTAAAAGACGACCGCGGGAGATAGTAGCGTAACAAACGTCTGGCCCCCGGGAGAAACCACTTTCGCTCTTTTCGCCACTCGCCCGTGCGTTTTCATTCCCTCCCCGGGATAGACTTCGGCCGCGGCACGCGAAACTGCTGCTCGTACCTCGGTTTTAACGTATTATCCACCGGAAACCGGAGATTTCGCTCGCAGATAAATATTCTCGAACAAAAGAACCACAAAGTCACTCGAAAAATGATACTCCTAAGGAATTCCGTTGCCCAAGCCTGTTACGTCGTGACGTAACCTCTAATCGCACGTAACACAAAATAGATCATTTCCCTTAAGACAttctataaataacaaataaaataacaaagaaaattctaatttttctctTATAACAATTCTCAACAGCATCGGTTCTCGATAGAACGATCAAACATATATCGCCGAAACAATTTAGCGTTCCAACGATTACCGTCGTTACACAGTCGTATAGTGCGGAATTTAATGGAACAGATCAATTAAGGGTACGAATGATGTTTAGCGCGACCGATATTACACGGGTCCCCGTTTAATGGAACCCACCGACGAGCATAATAAAATCCCGTACTCACGGCAGCGTAAAGTCTATGTTTTACTCGCAACTCGGTAGTCGAACACGTGAACGATGATTACGCGTAATTGCGCTATAATGTTAATGACGTTAATGGCATTAAGAGACATTAATTATGTCCCGATcgcctgcgcgcgcgcgcgcgcgcgcgtctaaTGCCGCCCATAATCCGTCCCCGTCGCATTTTACGACAGGGGAAATGCTTTCTCGTCAGGTCAGTTTCCTACCGTGAAAATTCCGCTCGCGGTTTTTATCGCCGCGCCGGAATGCTCGTTACACGATTCCGTCGAAGAAAGAGGCTCCGCTCGGCCCTCGGACGCGGTAGAAAGTTCACTCCCGAGCGAAATTCGACGATATCGACTGCGTAATTAGCCGCTCGATGATTCGATCGCCTGGAAATAGGTCGCCGCCGGTTTTTCAACGTATCTTACGCCTGAAAGTCCTTGCCGGGAATCTAGTTTAACCCGCGCCGGCCGGCAGAAAGTGCAAAAATCGGCTGCGCGAAAAGCGCGCGGCCAATAACATGATGCGCGATGAACGTCGCGGCCTCGGTATTGTTTATTGAATCGTTACCGCGGTCGCTTAACGATCCATAAGAATCCGAACGTTCGCCGTAGCGTTTTAATGCTCGCGGTACACAACGAATCGGACATTGTTCTTTTTTTGCGCGCCGAGTTTAATTCCCTGTGAACAATCGGGGATTCGTTCCGCGGCGTTCGCGGGGGAAAGAATGGGAATATTCAGCGATTAAGTTCGTTAATCGGCGAACAGCGAGTTCAAGGACACGTCAAGGGCATCGACTTTCCGCGAAACTCGACGGTTCGTTTAATCGTAACGTTGTTCTTTCCTCTGGTTTCTTCGGTCGAGATAAAGGAGATACCGAGAGAGAAGGATCTTATTAACCTTGATGCGTCCTTGACGGTCCGTTACTTTTACCACACTGACTCCTTTCGTTGAAATGTAAATCTCGCGATTAACGAGATTCATTCAGATCTCCGATCTCGTTGCGTTCGGTTCAACGTACTCATCCTTCGATGAAATCCCCTGGGCCGAGACGCGTCTGCCCGCGTCGAAGAGATCGAGGAAAAATTGCTATATTTTTAGAAAGTGTGCGTTCGGAGGGAATTACCTTGGAACCTGCGGACGGATATTTCAGGACGCCGCCGTTTTAATGGCCGGTCTGCGCAGGTGTGCTTTAAGCGTGGCCCAGTTGTCGAGCGTCGTTCCTAGGAAATAGATTCTCGTCTCTGTATAGGGGGAGTACGAAAAGGGGTGATTAATGATCGATCGCCACCGTGTAGAGaagtgtttttaatgaaaaacgtatacaaaaaaatagattctttattaaaaataaaaattaaatagaaagcCGATCGGTGGCTTCGTTGGAAATAGAATGAAGTGCGCGTCAATGTGTGTAGAAAGTTTCGGTTTCACTGCGCGTTCTCTTGTTCGACCCGCGGTGATTGTTTGTTGTTCGTCTCGAACGAAtaatctaaccctttgcactcgggaggtgacccTCGGTCACCCGATTTCACGCGAAactgtaaaatctgatattcaaCGTTGAGCTTCGTGTAACTCGATACCTGAAACATTGGAGTAATAgcttgttcctcgatgtacttgCGATTTCCCTTCGAGATAGCTTTcgatcgtctttgtctcgtagaaaaatgttaaccctttgcacttcaaaggtgcctctcagtcactactcgattggtgcatcaaaatcgtaaaatttcgtatttaacgttgTCTTGAGTAacctgtcgatacgtgaaacgtggaaataaaataccattgttcttattttgtcaatagattcctcgttaagttgaaaagaatgtcatttatatttcataaaaataaattaaacgtttctagtgacaaatttttggagtgcaaagggttaatcttttgcggacgaagactcgaaagtacacaaagcttgcaacgtacgaagctaaattatacatcgaacgcTTAGACAATAGTAAAGAAGGGAACTATACGCTGATCAcctgctattcaagtaattgaatcattcgtttgcaattcagtgttccaaatatgaagatttcatctgatcgaaatgtcgacattcgtccgcgaagggtaaAACTAAAACACCGTTGCTCGGTTCgctcgttaacacattgcgcgccggccccgcgataatgcgggatttttagtcatttaatttctaatcctacgttcattcaacattttagatatgtgtaacaaatccaaaataaaatttacagaatCGAATTCCTTATACTCTTCTGTTAGTTAGAAATCttggtttgatcgatgtttaaccctttgaactctataggctccaatattgcaccagttatattaaatattttaatgaatcaaagaaactaccctaaaattattagattttccacacatccaaattttctactgagaaggaaaataaaaggtcgaaggaatgttatagcatttctaattttcgctaatactataaaaattaggaatactatgttatagcatttttcattttcgctagagataccataaaaattgcaattgctgataaattataaaaccatctggagtgctaagggttaaaagtgtatcgatataatcaccgacgctcgcgtttttagcaGCCGAAACTCagccggcgttcaacgtgttaaatttcaaGGTTGAGCGTTGCAGTTGAAGAGAAGAGATTCTCGAGTCGCGGCGAGGCTGCGCGTGAAGGCGATTGAAAGAAACAACCATGTCGATCGACATCATCTCGATTTATTTCCCGAATACTTCCTCAGATTGTCTACATCGTTGAAAAAACTGTCGTTTTGTACTTACAAGCGTAACGCGACACGGCTGCGTCGCGGTGGAGAACGCCGCGGAGCGGATCACTTCCGGTCGGGTCCCCCGAATGTTTCTGCCGGAAGCGTACAGTGCCGGAAGAAAGTATTGATACATCGTTCAGTCTTACTGTCGATTGACAACGGAAATTTCAGTGCAAAGGAATTCATCTTATTAACCTCCGGACGATGGACGTTTGTCGATCAGTTCTCGAACACCGATATTCTACATCATTCAAACAGGTGCAGAGAATCAATGAATTACTGTTTGAATGATTTCTGTATAAATCGCATATTCAAATGGGAACGCAAGTTAAgtataaatacataaactaaaCAGAGATTTTAAAACTCTGGGTCAAGATAGACCCGGTCATCGTCCGAGGGTTAATCATTACGAATGTTTACGCGTATGCCAATCTCAATTCTCAAACCATCACTTAAACCTGCTGCCTAATATGAGTCTTTAACGTCATTACGTTCATTTCATCGGTTGTCCAAATACGAATTTAAGAAACACAAGAAaatcgttattaaccctttgagtgccagaGGAAATTTGCATATTCAGAAATGTCAGACAATTTTAAAGCTATTTCAGATGCaagattaatagaaatttatattgaagTAAATTTTGATCTAACGTTGATGAAATTCTTATACAATACTGAAGACAAGACtttctttattactaataaaatcaaaaggaaCTCAgcactcgaagggttaaccctttgcggtcggtGTCTCCGTAGCGGGGacattttcaaccctttgcactcgaaagtttttcaatagaaatattcaacacttcgtGACGAAATATAGGtgatgtttgaaactaatttaacgataattcatagataaattaagcaacagacgtgttttatttcgatgtttcacgtaacaatgcgaagtttgatttgaaatattaaatattcaactttatagttttgttgtatcgaatcaagtggtgactgagagtcacctctcgagtgcaaagggttaatattcatgtattgaatttaaattctgTAAGGAAACTGTGAAACGCTAGATCCGACCTGCTGGAACTCTCAACAGCGAAATCTGCCGATCGCAAAGGGTCAATACAAACCGCAGCATCGCGCTCTCTCAGAAACCTCGAAAACCACGTAAACACCCGCGGTGCATTATCAATAAATATCAGCGGCGTACGAATAATTCGTTCAGTCACCGTACAACGACCAAAGATGGCGGGACCCGTCGCGCAAGCGAGCCCCCGCGTCGCGAATGGGAGTAGAATGGGGGGGAATGACAGTGGTATTAAAATATAACGTTATCAATATCAAATTACATCAACGGGGctgtaataaaaaatagaagGAGAAGCGTGACCGCGTAGCCGCCGGGCGTCCGGTGCCCGGCAGGCCGGCCGACCCGGAAGTTACATTCACTATTTACACGGAGTATCATCCATTAGCGTGCGAGTCCATCCAGCGGGAAGAGATGTCGAATCTCGTGCGCGTTCCTTGGGCGCAGCGAAAAATCATCGTCTAGGAACTTCATCGTTTTTGTCTTCGtcttctctctcgttctcggCGCCTCTCCGGTTCTTCGCTGCGTCCAATCGAGACTcgaattacaattataaattataacgtCGCCGCGTCGCTTCGCTCCGTTGCGCGAGGAAAGAAACCGTTCGCAGTCCACTCTTCGGCTTTCGATTCTCCCTCTTCGGCTGCCCTCGAACGTTTCGAACGAGGATGATCCTCGACGTAGTTTCGAACGAAGATGATCCTCGACGTGGAACGTTTCAAATGATGATACTCGACGTGGAACGTTTCAAACGAAGATGATCCTCGACGTAGTTTCAAATGATGAAGATCCTCAACGTGGAACATTTCAAATGATGAAGATCCTCGACGTGGAACGTTTCAAATGATGAAGATCCTGGACGTGGAACGTTTCAAACGAAGATGATCCTCAACGTGGAACGTTTCAAACGAAGATGATCTTCGACATAGTTTCGAACGAAGATGATCCTCGACGTGGAACATTTGAAATGATGAAGATCCTCGACGTAATTTCAAACGAAGATGATCCTCGACGTAGTTTCAAACGAAGATCCTGGACGTTCACGCGGGTTTCCTGCGAAACCGCGGGCTGACATGGGTAATTCCCGACGCGAGAAACGACGTCGTCGGTAGACAGCGATGGACCGTCGCGCGGACGTTTCGTTCCTCGCTGCAGAAGCGTTCTGTGGCGGCGGAGACGGCGCTCTTGCGTTCCCAGGGGAATCATCAAGACACGACGCACTTCTCTGTGTCCTTCTGCGCCTGGTTCGACGAGCCCGACGATGTGGGGCCGCGCTTCCTCGCGCAGGCGACGGCGTCGTTCGGTACGTACGAGATCCTGACGCCGCCGTACGCTCTCCTCGGCGGAAGCGCGTACGCCGCTGCCTCGTCGGAGCTGCTGGAAGAGCTGCAGGTCGAGCAACAGCTctccgcgtcgtcgtcgtcgccgtcgacCCTCGATTTCGATCCTCCTGCTACACCTGCGGGTGGAGATGCCGTTAGATTCTCGTCGTGTACTGAGAATTTTATATTCTCTTAGAATTGAAAGCAGCCGAGTGGTACGGTTAGAGGTAATCGTGAATACTAGgttcacggacgtttattgtggTTTATATCGATAACAAAACTTAACGTTCGTATACCTAGCGTTTGAAAATTATAggttgaaatataaataaccctttgcactcgggaggtgactctcagtcagcacttgattcgatacaacaaaactatgaagttgaatatttagtattttaaattaaacttcgtatttctatgtgaaatacttaaataaaatagatttcttgcttaatttatctgtgaatcatCGTCAAATTAGCTTCAAACGATATCGTAtatatctcgttggaaaatgttggatatttctaatgaaaaactttcgagtgcaaagggttaatgatattgaaatattacgtTGGCATtgaatcaagtgatgactgagagtcacctctcgagtgcaaagggttaataccttcACTTTCGAATAGATTTGTTGGATCAAACGAGATATCTTCCTTAGATTATTGACAATACAACAGATCGTCCCGTCAATTTCGAAAATCGTTGGCATCCAGCATCATACAGCGTCGTCTACGCAAGCACTAACCCAAGGGAAGATCACAAACTTCCCTTTGTAAGGTGTCAGGAAAAATTCGGCACTTAGGCCAGTATTCAAACGagtcttaatatttcattagctTTAATGAACAGAAAAATAGTCGGCTCACGACTGCACGAAAAATGAACACATAAAAAacgcaataaaacgaaaatacgtTCTCCATCGACGCGACTGATCCAACaagcgtttctttttttctcccccgAAATTACCGATGCGCATTTCTGCGCAATTCGAACGGGCGTCGGCGCCTCTTACACTTTATTATTCTACGCAATTGTTTACGCACCCCACGACGAAGAGCCGGCGACTTCTTCCGGCTGCAAGCTCCTCGATCGGGAGACGTTCGTCCTCGACAGCGACGCCGGGGACGGCGACGGCGAGGACGAGGAATTCCTCTCGTTGGGGGATGAGAGGGTGACGCGGGACGACGCGACCGCGTGATCGTTCGCGTCGAGGTCACCTTGGAAGCGTACGCGTCGCGACGTCGGGGTCGGGGGATCCGTTTGGCCAGCGACCAGACTCGTCGGCGACGTCGCCGATTCCTGGGCCAAAGCGGTCGCGGAGACCGCGACGCCGGCGACCGCCCCGGTCGATGTcgacgacgccgacgccgacgctgaCGCTCCCGATGACGGCCGCGGGGGCGGGGGCAGCTCCGGCATGCTCGACGCGTGGGACGGGGCGCAATTCTGCACGCATCTCAGCGGCTCCCGGTCCCTCGCCTGCATTAGCCTGGAACATCCATTGATCGTATCGTTGTTAGCTATTTGCGGTATTTGGTATGCTTCTGGGTAATTGGGTTAGGTATTTTTCTGCTTGACCGGTTTCTGGGTAGGTTGGATTAGGTGATTTTTGTTGTTTGATTTGGTTTTGTGTAGTTGGATTAGGTGATTTTGTTGCTTGATGAATTTCTGGGTAGATTGGGTGTGTGTTTTCGttgtttcatttggttttggATAGTTCGATTAGGTGATTTTTGTGCTTGATTAATTTCTGGGTAGTTTGGTTAGGTACCTTTGTTGTTCGATTCGTTTTTGGGTAGTTCGGTTAGGTGATTTTTGTGCTTGACCGGTTTCTgggtaggttggttgggtgtttttgttgtttcattcgtttttgGATAGTTCGATTAGGTGATTTTGTTAGTTGATTAATTTCTGGGTAGTTCGGTTAGGTACCATTGTTGTCTGACTCGTTTTTGGATAGTTGGATTAGGTACTGTTGTTGCTTGATCGgtttctgtatagtttaattaggtATCATCGTTATTTGTTTCGTTTTTGGGTAGCTGGATTAGATGATTTTGGTGTTCAATTATTCACTGGGTAGTTCGGTTAAGTATTGTTACTGTTTCAATCCGTTTTAAGTAGTTGGACAAGGTAATTTTCTTACTTGATCAGTTTCTGAATAGTCTTTCCACTTTACTTTCGAACAGAAACGATAAAAACGTCTCAGTTGAAAAGAGATCCTCGAATCAATTTACCTTCCCAATTCGCTGCGATTTTCCTCCGGATGAGAGCTACGTTCCTGAAGCAGTCTCTCGAGATTCCTCTCGAGCAGTACCCGGTCAAGGCCGCCCGTCCTCGAGCCGCTGGAAGGAAAACCGTCGACGGTGAATTCTGGGCTGAGTGTGCTCTGGGTCGGTGTCGTTGCCAGGGAAGCGGACGTTTGATGATGCTTCCTGGTCATTCGGGGCGAGTTTCGTGGCGATCCGAGGGTGTGTCTGGATCCCGGTGGCGGAGGGGGCGGGGGTGGCGGCGGAGGGCTCGTAGAACCCTCGCTAGGTGGTGGCGGCCTTCGGCCAGTCCTGGAAAGTCACGATCGGAGATCGGTTAAGTCAACAAGGGAATCACGAAGGCGACGGCAATCAGTACTGTTGGGGCTGGAGACAAATATGTACTGATAAAGCATGATACTCCGCGATGTCCACGTGTAGAACAGGGTCAGAAGACATCCCCTTTCGACCCCTGTGTCAATAACCAACGTTTCACTAACGGTTCTCGATAAATCAAGGTAGCAGAGTGTTAGTCGAAGACGAGACGCTGGAACTACTTTCCTTGGATGAACTCTCCTCTACTATTGCTCGTTTCATTAGAAACGACTGGAACTGTGATCTTCGGAGTTCATCAAGCGAACTAGTTGACATAAGGATAGAACAAATACTCTCAATATACTCTGGGATTGCTAAACTTCTATTCCAAGATTCCCAGTGATCCAAAAGCTTGGAAGCTGAAGAGAAATAGCAATTTAGGATGCTTCGTTCTGTGAACCAGTTCTTGATATAAGGATCATACTCTCAGTATCCTCTAGGATTGCTAAACTTCTATTGCCAGTAATCCAAAAGCTTGGGAGCTGAGGAGAACTAGTTCTTGACACAAGGATCATAGAACAGATACTCTCAATATCCTCTAGAACTGCTAAACTTCTATCCCAAGATTCCCAGTGATCCAAAAGCTTGGAAACTGAGGAGAAATAGCAATTTAGAATGCTTCCTTCAGCTAGTTCTTGACATAAGGATCATAGATACTCTCAATATCCTCTATAATTGCTAAACTTCTATTCCCAGATTCCCAATAGTCCAAAAGCTAGGAAGCTGAGGAGAACTAGTTCTTGACATAAGGATCATAGATACTCTCAATATCCTCTAGAATTGCTAAACTTCTATCCCAAGATTCCCAGTGATCCAAATGCTTGGAAACTAAAGAGAAACAGCAATGTAGGATGCGTGTCCATTCAAGAGTCTAACTATCTTAAACAGCTCCAGAGAGTCTCAATGACAAGTACCAAAGATTTCAAATACGTGTCCATTCAAGGATCAAAAGGAGAAACAGCAACTGAGGATGCGTGTCCATTCAAGAATCGAACTGTCACAAACAGCTCTAGAGAGTCTCAATGACAAATACCAAAGATTTCGAATACGTGTCCATTCAAGGATCAAAAGGAGAAACAGCAACTGAAGATGCGTGTCCATTGAAGAATCGAACTATCGTAAACAGCTCTAGAGACCATTTCGCCGGAGCATCGAACCGCCCATCATCCTGAACGTCGACTCGCGAAAAACGCTCCGGACAGCAGCTCCCGGTAGTTTCGCCCTGAAACGGACACGTATCTTTTTCTCGTCGTCCCTGTAGATGCTATTAAAGGCGGCGTAGGAATGTCCGGGGCATTTCGATCGTGTGTACCTGAGGAAAGACGGAGGAGGCGGCGCGCCAGCGGACGAGTCGCTCGGCGTCGTCGGCGGTTCCCCCTTGCTGCACGCTATGCTGCAATAAATGGCACCTCTTCGCGGCAGGAACGGCCGTCCGAGGAGGGAGGTACGGCAAGTGGCGCAGCAGAAGCAGGCCTCGGTCGCGTGCCAGTGCTGACCCTCGTGCGACATTTGCCCCTGATCGACGCCGATCGGCTCGCCGCAGCTGTCGCAGTACTCCGCGAAGGAGGCGTCGAAGCATCGCAGACAGTACGGTCGTCCTTCTCTCATCACGTACCTTTGACCCCCGAGCTGGAACGAACATTCAGACTTTAGCTTGGCGAACGCACCGGTTCGACGCGGGGTCGTCCGATCTCGGGATGGAGAGTCAAGATGATCGTAGAGGTTCAAGATGAATGAGAGACCAGGAATTAGTTGTGTTATCGAAATATCTAGACTCTTATCGCTTGGCATGAGGCGTTTCAGAAACAGCAGTTCTTTCAGTAACAGTGCTTacaatgtttaaccctttgcactcgagaggtgatttcACGCTAAAAccatgaaatttgatatttaaccagttaactgtgtttgacgagtatacgtcatcataaagcttgacacggtacaaattctttcagcgataaattctttattttttctctaCGTGCATTcttcctgcgttcgatgagtatacgCTCCATTTTCTAtagcgcgcagaacgagaggttcttCCAAATTccacagctaactggttaatactttagaaatattgaaataaaatagctttgttcccaaTGCACGATTTCTGCTCAAATTCCACAAGATatcatctcattagaaaatgttcaaatgtctCTAACGAAgaaccgagtgcaaagggttaaacatatcGTTAAGATACAAAGAATATTCAAGAGATCTTCACAACTTTCCGTACATTATACCACGTCGCTAGCCGAGAGCAGAAATGCATTTCTTTGCGCAATGAAATGTCGATCGTCGCAAACACGTTGGCAGCGAGCGCGTTGAACGGTCCGAGTATACGAATATTTTCGTTCCCTTTTAAACGAAGGCGCACCGAGGACTTGAAAATTACTTCCGCTAGAAGTAGGCAACATTTATTTCAGGAATCTGGTTTTACAGTTGCGGAGCGAGGCGGTTAGCAGTCATTGTCCTGCGACGCAGGTTCGGAGTGCAGCGGCGGCGTGGAACGTCCGCGCTTTTTGCGTGCGCGACAATTATTTACGCCGGGCTAGCGAGGTCCGCGGAGAGTCGTTTACCCCTGAACGATTTAGCTGTCAGTCTCAGTGCCGTCCCCTTTACATCCAGCGACGGCTGTCCGCTCGCGAACAACTCGCACGCAATAATTCGTCGAATGTAGGTGTCGATAAACGTCACGCGCAGCGGCGCGGACGCTCTTCGTATCTCCGCCGCCATTGCGAACCGGACGAAAGCTCCTTATCGTCTCTGTAAACTGTCCGACGAATACACTGACGGTCAAAACTATCGGTCTCTCGTTTTTCAACCCCCTTTGCACCCGGAGATTTGTCGATAGAAATTTTTATCATTCACGAATATTAACCTGCTGCAATAtccgagcctacagagttcaaagggttaacccatcGCCGCACACTTTTGCCTTCGAAATTACAGATGTTTCTCCGCGggattactaaagaaattaatttcttaatacgcaaattgaatcgtaagtcaattgaaatgtcAATAGCTTCTTAGAGTTCCTATGTAAAAATTTGACAATAGCAATTCGATtgcccggtagttctagcgttattCCTTTTGTTTATGGTTTCGAGGGACTAATGAACGAAACGGGGAAACTTTCAGATCAGACTGCGAATAAAGGTGTCAATTTGAATTTgctaagtaataataaatttagtgAATATTCTGTCCGAATGCAGCTCACTTTTTAATATCGTCACTTCCAAAGACACCCTCTCCTCGACCAATACCAATACAGACATAATCTAATCTTATCCTATCGATTTAACAAGACACCGAGCTAAGAAATCCAGACATTGATCCAGCGAGACTCGTTCTTCaacttttgaccgacagtgtaCGCGGACACCGGTAGCCGCGTGCTAGCACCGCCAGTTACACCCCTCGTTGGCCAGCGATAATCCGGAACTACGTTTACACGTTTCTCTATTCACGTATCAATCAGTATTTAGCGTGGGTATCGATTAATGGGCTGACAGTAGATATAAAGGTGTCGCTCGCAGACTGATGAATGGAAGTCCGGCGAAACTAATTGTATTCTGTAAAGATCGACGCGCGGAATGCGAAGGCCAATCAGCGGACCCAGAGGTGAGACCTTTCGCTCGATCGGGCCGCTGATTATTAAAGCCCGACTGTCGCGAAGGAATCTCGAGCTCGGTCGCTAAAATGCTCACCAGCTGCGGCAAGATCGTTCACAATGCAAGTTTTTACGGGGATCGAGATTGACTCGACGTCTAGCCTACCATAAACCAACCGCGATCAAATCAAACGAGCGAGTAACCTCAGGCAGAAG comes from Nomia melanderi isolate GNS246 chromosome 7, iyNomMela1, whole genome shotgun sequence and encodes:
- the LOC116425078 gene encoding uncharacterized protein LOC116425078 isoform X2, whose translation is MRRLPHTQFYTGERVRWHMTNVQHSRISFANIRKVCRSCRCPREEHQRTSTEAGGPSGLGLGPGPPMAMAMAFQSGAAGSSHQEPFKSPVQPAPPGLALQEALMHHQRHSQSDDDSGCALEEYTWVPPGLRPDQVHLYFSALPEDKIPYAGSAGERERVKQLLQQLPPHDNEARYCSGLTEEEKRELRVFAAQRKREALGRGHASQLERPHGAGCRECSRPIAAGEMAVAASRAGPSALWHPACFVCCVCRQLLVDLIYFWRDGRLYCGRHHAETLKPRCCACDEIILADECTEAEGRAWHMRHFACLECDRQLGGQRYVMREGRPYCLRCFDASFAEYCDSCGEPIGVDQGQMSHEGQHWHATEACFCCATCRTSLLGRPFLPRRGAIYCSIACSKGEPPTTPSDSSAGAPPPPSFLRTGRRPPPPSEGSTSPPPPPPPPPPPGSRHTLGSPRNSPRMTRKHHQTSASLATTPTQSTLSPEFTVDGFPSSGSRTGGLDRVLLERNLERLLQERSSHPEENRSELGRLMQARDREPLRCVQNCAPSHASSMPELPPPPRPSSGASASASASSTSTGAVAGVAVSATALAQESATSPTSLVAGQTDPPTPTSRRVRFQGDLDANDHAVASSRVTLSSPNERNSSSSPSPSPASLSRTNVSRSRSLQPEEVAGSSSWGVAGGSKSRVDGDDDDAESCCSTCSSSSSSDEAAAYALPPRRAYGGVRISYVPNDAVACARKRGPTSSGSSNQAQKDTEKCVVS